A single region of the Streptomyces sp. ITFR-16 genome encodes:
- a CDS encoding sulfite exporter TauE/SafE family protein — MTIWEMLAVFAAGISAGTINTIVGSGTLITFPVLLATGLPPVTATVSNALGLIPGSISGAIGYRKELEGQRRRVLRLTVGALIGGLTGATLLLALPSTAFETIVPILVALALVLVVLQPRISKAVQRRREHTGAPARPDGGPLLFIGLTLASVYGGYFTAAQGIIYLSLMGMLLDDTMQRLNAVKNVLAAVVNSIAALFFLFVADFDWTAVVLIAVGSAIGGQIGAKVGRRLSPVLLRALIVTVGTAAIVQLLLR, encoded by the coding sequence ATGACCATCTGGGAGATGCTCGCCGTCTTCGCCGCGGGCATCAGCGCCGGCACGATCAACACGATCGTCGGCTCGGGAACGCTGATCACCTTCCCGGTCCTGCTCGCCACCGGCCTGCCCCCGGTCACCGCCACCGTCTCCAACGCCCTGGGCCTGATCCCCGGCTCCATCAGCGGCGCGATCGGCTACCGCAAGGAGCTCGAAGGCCAGCGCCGACGCGTCCTCAGACTGACCGTCGGCGCGCTCATCGGCGGCCTCACCGGTGCCACCCTGCTGCTGGCCCTGCCCTCCACGGCCTTCGAGACCATCGTGCCGATCCTGGTCGCCCTGGCCCTCGTCCTGGTCGTCCTGCAACCGCGCATCAGCAAAGCCGTCCAGCGCCGGCGCGAGCACACCGGCGCCCCGGCCCGCCCCGACGGCGGCCCCCTGCTCTTCATCGGCCTGACGCTCGCCAGTGTCTACGGCGGCTACTTCACCGCCGCCCAGGGGATCATCTACCTCTCCCTCATGGGCATGCTGCTCGACGACACCATGCAGCGCCTCAACGCCGTGAAGAACGTCCTGGCGGCCGTCGTCAACAGCATCGCCGCGCTCTTCTTCCTCTTCGTCGCGGACTTCGACTGGACGGCCGTCGTGCTGATCGCGGTCGGCTCCGCGATCGGCGGCCAGATAGGCGCCAAGGTGGGCCGCCGGCTCAGCCCCGTCCTCCTGCGCGCCCTCATCGTCACGGTCGGCACGGCCGCCATCGTCCAACTGCTGCTGCGCTGA
- a CDS encoding HNH endonuclease: MRDTLVLNASFEPLSTVTLNRAVVLILQDKAVVEQSHPDLRMRGAAVDIPVPRVIRLCRYVRVPFRRQAPWSRRGVLIRDQHRCAYCGKRASTVDHVVPRAQGGQDTWLNTVASCAEDNHRKAARTPEQAGMPLLRQPFVPSPADAMLLALGVGDRAALPGWLAQSAA; this comes from the coding sequence ATGCGGGACACGCTGGTACTGAATGCGAGCTTCGAGCCGCTGTCGACGGTGACGCTGAACCGTGCGGTGGTGCTGATTCTGCAGGACAAGGCCGTCGTCGAGCAGTCGCATCCCGATCTCCGTATGCGTGGTGCCGCCGTGGACATTCCGGTGCCCCGGGTGATCAGGCTCTGCCGGTACGTACGGGTGCCGTTCCGAAGACAGGCCCCGTGGTCCAGAAGGGGTGTGCTGATCAGGGACCAGCACCGGTGCGCGTACTGCGGGAAGCGGGCGAGCACCGTCGACCATGTGGTGCCGCGTGCCCAGGGCGGCCAGGACACCTGGCTCAACACGGTGGCCTCCTGTGCCGAGGACAACCACCGCAAGGCGGCCCGTACGCCGGAGCAGGCCGGGATGCCGCTGCTGCGGCAGCCGTTCGTGCCGTCCCCGGCGGACGCGATGCTGCTGGCGCTGGGGGTCGGCGACCGGGCCGCGCTGCCGGGGTGGCTGGCGCAGTCCGCGGCGTAG